Proteins encoded by one window of Panicum virgatum strain AP13 chromosome 7N, P.virgatum_v5, whole genome shotgun sequence:
- the LOC120682232 gene encoding molybdopterin biosynthesis protein CNX1-like: protein MLQVEEALAAVLSAAAPARAAPRDVPLHEALGLVLAEDVRAPDPLPPFRASIKDGYAVVASDGPGEYPVITESRAGNDALGVVVAPGTVAYVTTGGPIPDGADAVVQVEDTEQVPAGADGSKRVRILVRAAEGQDIRNVGCDIEKDSIVLTSGEHIGPAEIGLLATVGVTTVKVYPRPTIAVFSTGDELVQPTTATLSRGQIRDSNRAMLLAAAVQQKCKVVDLGIAQDTEESLKEHMDAALHSDADIILTSGGVSMGDRDLVKPCLAKMGKIHFEKIQMKPGKPLTFAEIVTQDTSKPSKTVLAFGLPGNPVSCMVCFNLFVVPAIRFLSGWSNPHLQRVHVRLSHHLRADPHRTEFHRAVIRWVLDDGSGRPGYVAESTGHQASSRLLSMKSANALLEIPSTGQILAAGTSIQAILILDTISYPSDIPPAASDTRPSHFAPSSKSISTDVHVPQLAASQDAEVKVAILTVSDTVSSGAGPDRSGPRAVSVVDSSSEKLGGATVVATAVVPDEVDKIKGILKQWSDVDHVNLILTLGGTGFTPRDVTPEATKSVIEKEAPGLTFIMLQESLKITPFAMLSRATAGIRGSTLIINMPGNPNAVAECMEALLPALKHALKQIKGDKREKHPRHTPHAAAAPVDQWERSYRAAAAGSGRGCSCEP from the exons ATGCTGCAGGTGGAGGAGGCGCTGGCGGCGGTGCTGtctgccgccgcgccggcccgcgccgcgccgcgcgacgTGCCGCTGCACGAGGCCCTCGGTCTCGTCCTCGCCGAGGACGTCCGCGCGCCCGACCCGCTCCCTCCCTTCCGCGCCTCCATCAAG GACGGGTACGCCGTCGTGGCCTCCGACGGGCCCGGGGAGTACCCGGTGATTACCGAGTCGAGGGCCGGCAACGACGCCCTCGGCGTGGTCGTCGCCCCGGGCACGGTCGCATACGTCACCACCGGAG GGCCGATTCCCGATGGCGCTGATGCAGTCGTGCAAGTGGAGGACACCGAGCAGGTCCCCGCCGGAGCAGATGGGTCCAAGAGGGTTAGGATTTTGGTGCGGGCTGCTGAGGGGCAAGACATCCGCAATGTG GGATGTGACATAGAGAAGGATTCAATAGTTCTTACGTCTGGTGAGCACATTGGTCCTGCAGAAATTGGGCTACTTGCAACAGTGGGTGTGACTACTGTCAAG GTATACCCTCGACCAACCATTGCTGTATTTTCCACAGGGGATGAACTAGTGCAGCCAACAACTGCCACCCTCAGTCGTGGTCAG ATTCGTGATTCCAACCGCGCCATGCTTCTAGCTGCTGCCGTCCAGCAGAAATGCAAAGTGGTTGACCTGGGTATTGCACAAGACACTGAAGAAAGTCTTAAAGAGCACATGGATGCAGCATTACATTCTGATGCTGATATAATCCTTACTTCTGGTGGTGTTTCCATGGGTGACAGAGATCTTGTCAAACCCTGCCTAGCAAAGATGGGTAAAATTCACTTTGAGAAG ATCCAAATGAAACCAGGAAAGCCATTAACATTTGCTGAGATCGTCACACAAGACACATCAAAGCCATCTAAAACAGTTCTGGCATTTGGTTTGCCTGGAAACCCAGTGAGCTGTATGGTTTGCTTCAATCTTTTTGTTGTTCCTGCGATTCGTTTCCTCTCAGGTTGGTCAAATCCTCACCTGCAAAG AGTGCATGTGCGCCTATCACATCATTTAAGAGCAGACCCACATCGCACAGAGTTTCACCGAGCAGTAATCAGATGGGTGCTTGATGATGGATCTGGTAGACCTGG TTATGTAGCTGAGAGCACTGGCCATCAGGCTAGTAGCCGCCTCCTAAGTATGAAGTCCGCAAATGCTCTGCTGGAGATACCATCGACTGGGCAGATATTGGCAGCTGGAACATCTATCCAAGCTATACTTATTTTAGACACAATCAGTTATCCTTCGGATATACCACCTGCTGCTTCAGATACACGTCCATCCCATTTTGCTCCATCTTCAAAGAGTATTTCCACAGATGTACATGTACCTCAGCTTGCAGCTTCTCAAGATGCTGAAGTTAAAGTAGCAATTCTAACAGTAAGCGACACTGTTTCATCGGGTGCTGGCCCTGATAGGAG TGGCCCAAGAGCTGTATCTGTAGTGGATTCTTCATCGGAGAAATTGGGTGGAGCAACCGTGGTTGCTACTGCCGTCGTTCCTGATGAAGTGGACAAGATTAAGGGCATTCTGAAACAATGGAGTGACGTTGACCATGTTAACCTCATTCTGACATTAG GTGGTACTGGCTTCACACCTAGAGATGTCACACCAGAAGCAACAAAATCTGTGATAGAGAAAGAAGCACCAGGTCTCACATTTATTATGCTTCAAGAGAGTTTGAAG ATTACACCATTCGCAATGCTATCCCGGGCAACGGCTGGAATTAGAGGATCGACTCTT ATCATCAACATGCCTGGCAACCCAAATGCTGTGGCAGAGTGCATGGAAGCGCTCCTCCCGGCGCTCAAGCATGCCCTTAAGCAGATAAAGGGTGACAAGAGGGAGAAGCATCCCCGCCACACCCCTCATGCTGCAGCGGCACCGGTGGACCAGTGGGAGCGGAGCTACAGAGCTGCGGCGGCTGGCAGTGGTCGGGGCTGCTCTTGCGAACCCTGA
- the LOC120681939 gene encoding uncharacterized protein LOC120681939 produces MAFSAFSWPFRRRGSGSGAGGSVSKSAEENEELGVTPQLLDFLRTLSPDAFKAAALQLQGGSAEAAAGDLTSWQERHAVRVLSKAKELAKIRYDLCPRHMKDKQFWKIYFLLSKSYISPYELRAIQKEKLRRMEMENGKSKEVITVEVEMQESKGSRVSQPSEIDLESQS; encoded by the exons ATGGCCTTCTCCGCTTTCTCATGGCCGTTTCGTCGCCGGGGGAGCGGCAGCGGGGCTGGCGGCAGTGTAAGCAAGTCGGCCGAGGAGAACGAGGAGCTTGGCGTGACCCCGCAGCTCCTGGACTTCCTCCGGACGCTCTCCCCCGACGCCTTCaaggccgccgccctccagcTCCAAG GGGGCTCtgcggaggcggccgccggcgacctcacaAGCTGGCAGGAGCGGCATGCCGTGCGCGTGCTATCCAAAGCCAAG GAACTCGCCAAGATTCGGTACGATCTGTGCCCTCGTCACATGAAGGATAAGCAGTTCTGGAAGATATACTTCCTGCTTTCCAAGAGTTATATCTCACC GTACGAGCTACGTGCCATACAGAAAGAAAAGCTAAGAAGGATGGAGATGGAAAATGGCAAGTCCAAAGAAGTGATTACTGTTGAGGTGGAGATGCAAGAATCAAAAGGCAGTAGAGTCTCCCAACCATCAGAAATTGATTTAGAATCTCAATCTTAG
- the LOC120683568 gene encoding NHS-like protein 1 isoform X1, whose translation MDAYHQQRRFAGSGDAPPPPQQPPHPSHPNAHWYPAAPPPYPSHPYPPQHHHHWGPPPDLQQQHQRHPPPPQQQLYGYQQPPPPIAIQQQQPPPPPGNPWPPHHASGQPPPPSYPPPPPGQAWSNHSWAQNHGYPGQCNEEVWATKAKAWIAVKSVTGNHQIEQHAISTSRTESHHNGYHDQYRQPAGLPTEVTEHLHPPVPQSSNDHVPFPMTGQHRETNHLLDRGPMVSPAQTFGSFPSTYEQEVSYNYSSAPGNGNNMLQYPNSQGQSFPTASAVQGGFPQAPPSMPVVPLAEQPPFGHEQQSVDPSDQPLEFNSQKAPDVVVHTNVNSAIPAAPMLASNYDVVTTSTHSRTPSATVGFLPRAPLPPQAAQMDPHAAPLFGAASSSNYAPPAAFGVGSVTEVFPTDPNTPFSAAEKTKKRPVPNWLREELLKKKSAPSNASAQHPTNLNSMESHDEEQPLRIPDQSDSRSNDSAKSTEGNEDDEDEIEASRVAAINREIKRVLTEVLLKVTDDLFDEIATKVLNEDDSSAESNEPAGVLGSKEPGLGEARTKTLAEVLPAKPTNISSSDHKDSTGLSSPKGALLGLASYDSDDDDDDDDNDIKDKIPISDLSANAGVANTEGDKGTLGRKHMNHDEKKLSLGSTSSGEDFKSITKNSQRSTKVEPEREHIHDIQNGEFPVDVKNFVKPNSAVDKMHEKADSYAAVDVQNRKTSSNNHAEKYDDLESSHRNLEKSSKDFVKEVKTDHAKEHESSTAKKYNNGDKYSIHGNVDKKSSFKEGKGSDRTSKYESYTRDSRSNSKHDDAKADRKDFPKDERERDRDTTDRRGGKGKHENDDRSRQMTKVSTSHSRNSRSRSPRGRSRSRRENSSHVQGSVSSDEPSDSMKKRKHHSRKNSMSPSPPKSRNRRISRSPHIKHSHRRHSPYSSGSRMRRSRSRTPVKRR comes from the exons ATGGACGCGTATCACCAGCAGCGCCGCTTCGCCGGCTCCGGCGacgcgcctccgccaccgcagcAGCCACCTCACCCCTCCCACCCGAACGCCCACTGGTACCCGGCGGCCCCGCCACCGTACCCTTCCCACCCCTACCCTCCGCAACACCACCACCATTGGGGCCCGCCTCCAGACCTCCAGCAACAGCACCAGCgtcatcctccgccgccgcaacaGCAGCTCTACGGGTATCAACAGCCTCCCCCGCCGATTGCgatacagcagcagcagccgcctcctcctcctgggaACCCCTGGCCTCCTCACCACGCCTCCGGCCAGCCCCCGCCGCCTAGCTACCCTCCTCCGCCCCCGGGGCAG GCTTGGTCCAATCATTCATGGGCTCAAAATCATGGATACCCAG GTCAATGCAATGAGGAAGTTTGGGCTACAAAGGCTAAAGCATGGATTGCTGTTAAGTCTGTTACGGGAAACCACCAGATTGAACAGCATGCCATATCCACAAGTAGAACTGAAAGTCATCATAATGGTTACCATGATCAGTACCGGCAACCAGCTGGTCTGCCAACAGAAGTTACAGAACATTTGCACCCACCAGTTCCACAATCAAGTAACGATCATGTGCCATTTCCAATGACAGGTCAACACAGGGAAACAAACCATTTGTTAG ATAGAGGTCCAATGGTGTCTCCAGCACAGACTTTTGGTTCATTTCCATCCACCTATGAGCAGGAGGTATCTTATAATTATTCTTCTGCTCCAG GTAATGGGAATAATATGCTTCAATATCCAAACTCTCAAGGACAGTCATTTCCAACTGCCTCTGCTGTTCAAGGTGGATTCCCACAGGCTCCCCCTAGTATGCCTGTAGTTCCCTTGGCGGAGCAGCCTCCTTTTGGGCATGAACAACAGTCAGTTGATCCAAGTGACCAACCTTTGGAATTTAACAGCCAGAAAGCTCCTGATGTCGTGGTACATACAAATGTCAATTCTGCTATCCCAGCTGCTCCAATGCTGGCATCTAATTATGATGTAGTTACTACATCTACCCATTCAAGGACGCCATCAGCTACAGTAGGGTTTCTGCCTCGAGCTCCATTGCCACCACAAGCAGCACAG ATGGATCCCCATGCAGCACCACTCTTTGGAGCAGCCTCTAGTTCAAACTATGCCCCACCTGCAGCATTTGGTGTTGGTAGTGTAACAGAAGTGTTCCCTACAGATCCAAACACTCCTTTCAGTGCTGcagaaaaaacaaagaaa CGTCCAGTACCTAACTGGCTTCGAGAGGAACTCTTAAAGAAAAAATCAGCACCATCAAATGCTTCAGCACAACACCCAACAAACTTAAATTCCATGGAATCTCATGATGAAGAACAACCACTAAGAATACCTGACCAAAGTGACAGCAGAAGTAATGATTCAGCTAAATCCACTGAAGGCAATGAAGATGATGAG GATGAAATTGAAGCATCTCGGGTGGCAGCAATCAATCGAGAAATTAAGCGTGTTTTAACTGAAGTCCTTTTGAAG GTTACTGATGATCTTTTTGATGAGATTGCAACAAAAGTGTTGAATGAGGATGATTCATCAGCTGAAT CCAATGAGCCCGCTGGTGTTTTGGGCTCAAAGGAACCTGGTTTGGGAGAGGCAAGAACCAAGACCTTGGCTGAAGTTCTCCCTGCTAAGCCAACAAACATTAGCTCTAGTGATCATAAAGATAGTACTGGGTTAAGTTCCCCTAAAGGTGCTCTTCTCGGTCTGGCTAGCTATGattcagatgatgatgatgatgatgatgacaatgaTATCAAGGATAAGATTCCAATATCAGATTTATCAGCTAATGCTGGTGTTGCAAATACTGAAG GTGATAAAGGCACTCTTGGTAGAAAACACATGAATCATGATGAAAAGAAATTGTCACTCGGAAGCACTTCATCAGGAGAAGATTTTAAATCTATTACTAAAAACTCTCAAAGGAGCACAAAGGTGGAACCTGAACGAGAGCATATTCATGATATACAGAATGGCGAGTTTCCTGTAGATGTCAAAAATTTTGTCAAGCCAAATAGTGCAGTAGATAAAATGCATGAGAAAGCAGACAGTTATGCGGCAGTAGATGTCCAAAACAGGAAAACCTCTTCAAACAATCATGCTGAAAAGTATGATGATTTGGAGAGCAGTCACAGGAATTTAGAAAAAAGCAGCAAAGACTTTGTTAAAGAGGTGAAGACTGATCATGCAAAAGAACATGAATCTTCTACtgcaaaaaaatataataatggTGACAAGTATAGCATCCATGGAAATGTTGATAAAAAGAGTAGCTTTAAGGAGGGAAAAGGTTCTGATAGGACTTCAAAGTATGAATCGTACACAAGGGACTCCAGAAGTAACTCTAAGCATGATGATGCCAAGGCAGATCGAAAGGATTTTCCGaaggatgagagagagagagatagggaTACTACTGATAGAAGAGGGGGGAAAGGAAAACATGAAAATGATGACAGATCAAGGCAGATGACAAAAGTTTCAACAAGCCATAGTAGAAATTCACGGTCACGATCACCAAGAGGGAGAAGTCGAAGTAGAAGGGAAAACTCTTCACATGTCCAAGGGAGTGTTTCAAGTGATGAGCCTTCTGATAGTATGAAAAAGAG AAAGCATCATTCCCGAAAAAACAGCATGTCTCCCTCACCTCCAAAATCTAGAAACAG ACGAATTTCGCGGTCTCCACATATCAAGCATTCTCACCGCAGACATTCACCTTATTCATCTGGCAGCAG GATGAGGCGGTCCAGATCAAGAACTCCAGTCAAAAGGAGATAG
- the LOC120683568 gene encoding uncharacterized protein C6orf132-like isoform X2: MDAYHQQRRFAGSGDAPPPPQQPPHPSHPNAHWYPAAPPPYPSHPYPPQHHHHWGPPPDLQQQHQRHPPPPQQQLYGYQQPPPPIAIQQQQPPPPPGNPWPPHHASGQPPPPSYPPPPPGQAWSNHSWAQNHGYPGQHRETNHLLDRGPMVSPAQTFGSFPSTYEQEVSYNYSSAPGNGNNMLQYPNSQGQSFPTASAVQGGFPQAPPSMPVVPLAEQPPFGHEQQSVDPSDQPLEFNSQKAPDVVVHTNVNSAIPAAPMLASNYDVVTTSTHSRTPSATVGFLPRAPLPPQAAQMDPHAAPLFGAASSSNYAPPAAFGVGSVTEVFPTDPNTPFSAAEKTKKRPVPNWLREELLKKKSAPSNASAQHPTNLNSMESHDEEQPLRIPDQSDSRSNDSAKSTEGNEDDEDEIEASRVAAINREIKRVLTEVLLKVTDDLFDEIATKVLNEDDSSAESNEPAGVLGSKEPGLGEARTKTLAEVLPAKPTNISSSDHKDSTGLSSPKGALLGLASYDSDDDDDDDDNDIKDKIPISDLSANAGVANTEGDKGTLGRKHMNHDEKKLSLGSTSSGEDFKSITKNSQRSTKVEPEREHIHDIQNGEFPVDVKNFVKPNSAVDKMHEKADSYAAVDVQNRKTSSNNHAEKYDDLESSHRNLEKSSKDFVKEVKTDHAKEHESSTAKKYNNGDKYSIHGNVDKKSSFKEGKGSDRTSKYESYTRDSRSNSKHDDAKADRKDFPKDERERDRDTTDRRGGKGKHENDDRSRQMTKVSTSHSRNSRSRSPRGRSRSRRENSSHVQGSVSSDEPSDSMKKRKHHSRKNSMSPSPPKSRNRRISRSPHIKHSHRRHSPYSSGSRMRRSRSRTPVKRR; this comes from the exons ATGGACGCGTATCACCAGCAGCGCCGCTTCGCCGGCTCCGGCGacgcgcctccgccaccgcagcAGCCACCTCACCCCTCCCACCCGAACGCCCACTGGTACCCGGCGGCCCCGCCACCGTACCCTTCCCACCCCTACCCTCCGCAACACCACCACCATTGGGGCCCGCCTCCAGACCTCCAGCAACAGCACCAGCgtcatcctccgccgccgcaacaGCAGCTCTACGGGTATCAACAGCCTCCCCCGCCGATTGCgatacagcagcagcagccgcctcctcctcctgggaACCCCTGGCCTCCTCACCACGCCTCCGGCCAGCCCCCGCCGCCTAGCTACCCTCCTCCGCCCCCGGGGCAG GCTTGGTCCAATCATTCATGGGCTCAAAATCATGGATACCCAG GTCAACACAGGGAAACAAACCATTTGTTAG ATAGAGGTCCAATGGTGTCTCCAGCACAGACTTTTGGTTCATTTCCATCCACCTATGAGCAGGAGGTATCTTATAATTATTCTTCTGCTCCAG GTAATGGGAATAATATGCTTCAATATCCAAACTCTCAAGGACAGTCATTTCCAACTGCCTCTGCTGTTCAAGGTGGATTCCCACAGGCTCCCCCTAGTATGCCTGTAGTTCCCTTGGCGGAGCAGCCTCCTTTTGGGCATGAACAACAGTCAGTTGATCCAAGTGACCAACCTTTGGAATTTAACAGCCAGAAAGCTCCTGATGTCGTGGTACATACAAATGTCAATTCTGCTATCCCAGCTGCTCCAATGCTGGCATCTAATTATGATGTAGTTACTACATCTACCCATTCAAGGACGCCATCAGCTACAGTAGGGTTTCTGCCTCGAGCTCCATTGCCACCACAAGCAGCACAG ATGGATCCCCATGCAGCACCACTCTTTGGAGCAGCCTCTAGTTCAAACTATGCCCCACCTGCAGCATTTGGTGTTGGTAGTGTAACAGAAGTGTTCCCTACAGATCCAAACACTCCTTTCAGTGCTGcagaaaaaacaaagaaa CGTCCAGTACCTAACTGGCTTCGAGAGGAACTCTTAAAGAAAAAATCAGCACCATCAAATGCTTCAGCACAACACCCAACAAACTTAAATTCCATGGAATCTCATGATGAAGAACAACCACTAAGAATACCTGACCAAAGTGACAGCAGAAGTAATGATTCAGCTAAATCCACTGAAGGCAATGAAGATGATGAG GATGAAATTGAAGCATCTCGGGTGGCAGCAATCAATCGAGAAATTAAGCGTGTTTTAACTGAAGTCCTTTTGAAG GTTACTGATGATCTTTTTGATGAGATTGCAACAAAAGTGTTGAATGAGGATGATTCATCAGCTGAAT CCAATGAGCCCGCTGGTGTTTTGGGCTCAAAGGAACCTGGTTTGGGAGAGGCAAGAACCAAGACCTTGGCTGAAGTTCTCCCTGCTAAGCCAACAAACATTAGCTCTAGTGATCATAAAGATAGTACTGGGTTAAGTTCCCCTAAAGGTGCTCTTCTCGGTCTGGCTAGCTATGattcagatgatgatgatgatgatgatgacaatgaTATCAAGGATAAGATTCCAATATCAGATTTATCAGCTAATGCTGGTGTTGCAAATACTGAAG GTGATAAAGGCACTCTTGGTAGAAAACACATGAATCATGATGAAAAGAAATTGTCACTCGGAAGCACTTCATCAGGAGAAGATTTTAAATCTATTACTAAAAACTCTCAAAGGAGCACAAAGGTGGAACCTGAACGAGAGCATATTCATGATATACAGAATGGCGAGTTTCCTGTAGATGTCAAAAATTTTGTCAAGCCAAATAGTGCAGTAGATAAAATGCATGAGAAAGCAGACAGTTATGCGGCAGTAGATGTCCAAAACAGGAAAACCTCTTCAAACAATCATGCTGAAAAGTATGATGATTTGGAGAGCAGTCACAGGAATTTAGAAAAAAGCAGCAAAGACTTTGTTAAAGAGGTGAAGACTGATCATGCAAAAGAACATGAATCTTCTACtgcaaaaaaatataataatggTGACAAGTATAGCATCCATGGAAATGTTGATAAAAAGAGTAGCTTTAAGGAGGGAAAAGGTTCTGATAGGACTTCAAAGTATGAATCGTACACAAGGGACTCCAGAAGTAACTCTAAGCATGATGATGCCAAGGCAGATCGAAAGGATTTTCCGaaggatgagagagagagagatagggaTACTACTGATAGAAGAGGGGGGAAAGGAAAACATGAAAATGATGACAGATCAAGGCAGATGACAAAAGTTTCAACAAGCCATAGTAGAAATTCACGGTCACGATCACCAAGAGGGAGAAGTCGAAGTAGAAGGGAAAACTCTTCACATGTCCAAGGGAGTGTTTCAAGTGATGAGCCTTCTGATAGTATGAAAAAGAG AAAGCATCATTCCCGAAAAAACAGCATGTCTCCCTCACCTCCAAAATCTAGAAACAG ACGAATTTCGCGGTCTCCACATATCAAGCATTCTCACCGCAGACATTCACCTTATTCATCTGGCAGCAG GATGAGGCGGTCCAGATCAAGAACTCCAGTCAAAAGGAGATAG
- the LOC120681938 gene encoding 26S proteasome non-ATPase regulatory subunit 7 homolog A — MDVVKAAQLSGRTLEKVVVHPLVLLSIVDHYNRVARDTRKRVVGVLLGTSSRGSVDVTNSYAVPFEEDDKDPRIWFLDHNYHESMFSMFKRINAKEHVVGWYSTGPKLRENDLDVHALFNSYVPNPVLVIIDVQPKELGIPTKAYYAVEEVKENATQKSQKVFVHVSSEIAAHEVEEIGVEHLLRDVKDTTISTLATEVTSKLAALKGLDARLREIRSYLDLVIEGKLPLNHEILYHLQDVFNLLPNLNVNELIKAFAVKTNDMMLVIYLSSLIRSVIALHNLINNKMLNKEHEKAEDSKPTAIPTAAGS; from the exons ATGGACGTGGTGAAGGCGGCGCAGCTGTCGGGGCGGACGCTGGAGAAGGTGGTGGTGCACCCCCTGGTGCTGCTCAGCATCGTCGAccactacaaccgcgtcgcccGCGACACCCGCAAACGCGTCGTCGGCGTCCTCCTCGGGACCTCCTCTCGCGGCTCCGTCGACGTCACCAACTCCTACGCCG TGCCGTTCGAGGAGGATGACAAGGATCCTAGGATCTGGTTCCTTGACCACAATTACCATGAGTCGATGTTCTCCATGTTCAAGAGGATTAACG CCAAGGAGCATGTTGTTGGTTGGTACAGCACTGGTCCAAAATTGAGGGAGAACGACTTGGATGTCCATGCGTTGTTCAACAG TTATGTTCCTAATCCTGTCCTGGTGATTATCGATGTGCAACCCAAGGAGTTGGGGATACCCACTAAAGCGTACTACGCTGTGGAAGAGGTTAAAGAG AATGCTACTCAGAAAAGTCAGAAGGTGTTTGTTCATGTTTCTTCAGAAATTGCTGCTCATGAAGTTGAGGAAATTG GAGTTGAGCACCTTCTAAGGGATGTAAAGGACACGACAATAAGCACACTTGCAACAGAG GTCACTAGCAAGCTTGCAGCCTTGAAAGGACTGGATGCAAGGCTCAGGGAGATCCGAAGCTATTTGGACCTAGTAATTGAAGGGAAGCTCCCACTGAATCATGAGATTCTGTATCATTTGCAG GATGTATTTAATTTGCTTCCAAATCTGAACGTAAATGAGCTGATCAAAGCCTTTGCAG TGAAAACAAATGACATGATGTTGGTGATATACCTGTCTTCCCTGATCAGGAGTGTCATTGCACTCCACAACTTGATCAACAACAAG ATGCTAAACaaggagcacgagaaggctGAGGATTCAAAACCAACCGCCATTCCGACTGCTGCTGGGAGCTAA
- the LOC120683765 gene encoding U3 small nucleolar ribonucleoprotein protein IMP3-like translates to MRKLAFHEQKLLRRTNFLRDKGQREARVTQRYHIVERDDYKKYNGICRMVQKQVNTIKQMDPRDPCRIEMTDMLLDKLYNMGVISTKKSLVRCEKLSVSSFCRRRLATVMTRIKMAERLKEAVTYIEQGHVRVGPEVVTDPAFLVTRNMEDFITWVNSSKIKKKVMEYNDALDDYDAMA, encoded by the exons ATGAGGAAGCTCGCGTTCCACGAGCAGAAGCTGCTCAGGAGGACCAACTTCTTGCGTGATAAGGGACAGCGCGAGGCCCGCGTCACGCAGCGCTACCACATCGTCGAGAGGGACGACTACAAGAA GTACAATGGGATATGCCGGATGGTGCAGAAGCAAGTGAACACCATCAAGCAGATGGACCCGAGGGACCCTTGCAGGATCGAGATGACAGACATGCTGCTCGATAAGCT GTATAATATGGGTGTAATTTCAACAAAAAAGAGCTTGGTAAGATGTGAAAAACTTTCAGTGAGCTCCTTCTGCAG ACGAAGACTTGCAACGGTTATGACGAGGATAAAGATGGCAGAACGCCTCAAAGAAGCCGTGACGTACATCGAACAGGGTCATGTGCGTGTTGGCCCAGAAGTTGTCACCGATCCAGCCTTTCTTGTAACCAGGAACATGGAGGACTTCATCACCTGGGTGAATTCCTCAAAGATCAAGAAGAAAGTCATGGAGTACAATGATGCATTGGATGATTATGACGCGATGGCTTGA